The bacterium genome includes a window with the following:
- the murB gene encoding UDP-N-acetylmuramate dehydrogenase, with product MQNINFESILENEFKGKFVKNFSLSQYTSFKCGGNVNYLIYPEKIEEVKKIIEVSKKFGNNFIFLGKGTNVLVSDKGFDGIVISTLKMKNFKIEKNKIICECGLKISEILNICIKNSLTGFEFLAGIPGTIGGGIKNNAGLKTKWLSEKIRWIEYLDIENLNIIKKEKKDIFFDYRKSEFKNEFIWRSEFLLEKGKENEIRKTIKEYMKERMKKQPSGYSAGSIFKNPYPYYAGELIEKCGLKGYKIGDCYISEKHANFIINKGKGKSQDVYELIKIIKEKVMEKFNIKLELEIQLIGEFK from the coding sequence ATGCAGAATATTAATTTTGAATCTATTTTAGAAAATGAATTTAAAGGAAAGTTTGTAAAAAATTTTTCTCTAAGTCAATATACAAGTTTTAAATGCGGTGGTAATGTAAATTATCTGATATACCCTGAAAAGATTGAGGAAGTAAAAAAAATTATTGAAGTTTCAAAAAAATTTGGTAATAATTTTATCTTTTTAGGAAAAGGAACAAATGTACTTGTAAGTGATAAAGGATTTGATGGAATAGTGATTTCTACCTTAAAAATGAAAAACTTTAAAATTGAGAAAAACAAAATTATTTGTGAATGTGGACTAAAAATTTCTGAAATTTTGAATATATGTATTAAAAATTCCTTAACTGGTTTTGAGTTTTTGGCAGGTATCCCCGGAACTATCGGAGGTGGAATAAAAAATAATGCAGGTCTGAAAACAAAATGGTTATCAGAAAAAATCCGTTGGATTGAATATCTTGACATTGAAAATTTAAATATAATAAAAAAAGAAAAAAAAGATATATTTTTTGATTACAGAAAAAGTGAATTTAAAAATGAATTTATATGGAGAAGCGAATTTTTACTTGAAAAAGGGAAGGAAAATGAAATCAGAAAAACAATAAAGGAATATATGAAAGAAAGAATGAAAAAACAACCCTCAGGATACAGTGCAGGTAGTATATTTAAAAACCCATATCCTTATTATGCAGGCGAATTAATTGAAAAATGTGGATTAAAAGGATATAAAATTGGAGATTGTTATATTTCTGAAAAACATGCAAATTTTATAATAAACAAAGGAAAAGGGAAATCTCAGGATGTATATGAATTGATAAAAATAATAAAAGAAAAAGTAATGGAAAAATTTAATATAAAATTGGAACTGGAAATCCAACTTATAGGAGAATTCAAATGA
- a CDS encoding D-alanine--D-alanine ligase, with protein MKIAILYGGESPEREISLKSGRCIYFALRKKYKVKLFDPSKKNFVNKFLKFKPDFVFIALHGGIGEDGSIQGFLETLKIPYSGSGVLTSAICLNKIICKEILIFNKIPTPPFIILEKNKKIKLPFKFPVVVKPANLGSTIGIKIVYSEKELENAVNDAFLLDNEVFIEKFIKGKEVTVGIIGNENIEILPVIEIKVKKGFYDYKAKYTSGESFHIIPPDLPEKIIKKIEKIAEKTYKVLKCSGFARMEIMVDYNYNIYVLEVNTIPGMTKLSLLPDAAKFKGISFEQLCEKIINYGLEKWKKETKK; from the coding sequence ATGAAAATTGCGATTTTATATGGAGGCGAAAGTCCTGAAAGAGAAATATCATTAAAATCCGGGAGATGTATCTATTTTGCCTTAAGAAAAAAATATAAAGTTAAATTATTTGACCCATCTAAAAAAAATTTTGTAAATAAATTCTTAAAATTTAAACCTGACTTTGTATTTATTGCTTTACATGGGGGGATTGGCGAAGATGGAAGTATTCAGGGATTTCTTGAAACTCTCAAAATACCTTATTCAGGTTCAGGAGTTTTAACCTCTGCTATATGCTTGAATAAAATAATATGTAAAGAAATATTAATATTCAATAAAATTCCAACTCCTCCGTTTATAATCCTTGAAAAGAATAAAAAAATAAAATTACCTTTTAAATTTCCAGTTGTAGTTAAACCAGCAAATCTCGGTTCAACAATTGGGATAAAAATAGTTTATTCAGAAAAAGAACTTGAAAATGCTGTAAATGATGCCTTTTTACTGGATAATGAGGTTTTTATTGAAAAATTTATAAAAGGGAAAGAAGTTACAGTAGGGATAATAGGAAACGAAAATATTGAAATTCTTCCAGTTATAGAAATTAAAGTAAAAAAAGGATTTTACGATTATAAAGCAAAATATACTTCAGGTGAAAGTTTTCACATCATTCCACCTGATTTACCGGAAAAAATTATAAAAAAGATTGAAAAAATAGCAGAAAAAACATATAAAGTATTGAAATGTAGTGGTTTTGCAAGAATGGAAATAATGGTAGATTACAATTATAATATCTATGTTCTTGAAGTAAACACTATTCCGGGTATGACCAAATTAAGTTTACTTCCAGATGCTGCAAAATTTAAGGGCATCAGTTTTGAGCAACTTTGTGAAAAAATTATAAATTATGGACTGGAAAAATGGAAGAAAGAAACAAAAAAATAG
- a CDS encoding FtsQ-type POTRA domain-containing protein has translation MKIIKFLWNLEVFKIKEIKVYPETMTHIKDLLELEKDKNLLFLDVNNLIEKINSISEVEKCKIIKNFPSAIEITIVLRKPWAILKYGEKEFLIDKNGVILNNEDRNIPDLIIYGIKVNEKENKVEEIEKISILEELEKWYNYFNIGNFLKLNRIDISDINKIEISDGAKSIYFTHENIKIKMEKLSSVLKNLKEDYEYIDTRFKNFYIKLKK, from the coding sequence ATGAAAATAATAAAATTTTTGTGGAATCTGGAAGTGTTTAAAATCAAAGAAATAAAAGTCTATCCGGAAACGATGACACATATTAAAGATTTATTGGAACTTGAAAAAGATAAAAATTTGCTGTTTCTTGATGTTAATAATTTAATTGAAAAAATTAATTCTATATCAGAAGTTGAAAAATGTAAGATAATAAAAAATTTTCCTTCTGCGATTGAAATTACAATTGTCTTAAGAAAACCATGGGCAATTTTAAAATATGGAGAAAAAGAATTTCTTATTGATAAAAATGGAGTTATACTTAATAATGAAGACAGAAACATACCTGATTTGATTATTTATGGAATAAAGGTAAATGAGAAGGAAAATAAAGTTGAAGAAATTGAAAAAATTAGTATTTTAGAAGAACTTGAAAAATGGTATAATTACTTCAATATTGGAAATTTTTTAAAATTAAACAGAATTGATATATCTGATATAAATAAAATTGAAATAAGTGACGGAGCAAAAAGTATTTATTTTACACATGAAAATATTAAAATAAAAATGGAAAAACTTTCATCTGTTCTCAAGAATTTGAAAGAAGATTATGAATATATTGATACAAGATTCAAAAATTTTTATATAAAATTAAAAAAATGA
- the ftsA gene encoding cell division protein FtsA, with protein sequence MKEQIITAVDIGTTKFFGLVGLVSETGIEVIASEVIKTEEDWIKEGRIGYRDGVISGLVDLLDSLRKQSKEEIRWITVGVGGGHILGKIYSKKIEILPKGRPINEGDVQLLEREIKNLISGESLEKRDIIYIVPQEFIIDDIPISIGRSPVGMHGNTLEMRAHILTGESNPIKNISDCVKTAGVNLSSEIFPYSWAVAESVLSEEEKKSGCLVIDIGKSTTDIVLFSEGKIILTESIKVGSYHIDYDLSTKYHTSIEFAEELKKRYAWCDYKRFIGEKKEEIKMVEILNPKGKSLGKVSTEEISKIAYWRVQYIFEDLILKNRLMKTGYFPTRVSEVVISGGGAKLKGIVKLAEDIFQLPSRIGIPQKLLNLDKSYQKPEFSAGIGLLILASKVGKEDETIIDKIKKWFRRWLF encoded by the coding sequence ATGAAAGAACAAATAATAACTGCAGTTGACATAGGTACAACAAAATTTTTTGGTCTTGTTGGACTTGTAAGTGAAACAGGGATTGAGGTTATTGCAAGCGAAGTTATAAAAACAGAAGAAGACTGGATTAAAGAAGGACGAATAGGATACAGAGATGGAGTTATAAGTGGTCTGGTTGATTTACTTGACTCTTTAAGAAAACAATCAAAAGAAGAAATAAGGTGGATAACAGTTGGAGTGGGAGGTGGGCATATATTGGGTAAAATTTATTCAAAAAAAATAGAAATTTTGCCCAAAGGAAGACCAATAAACGAAGGGGATGTTCAATTACTTGAAAGAGAAATCAAAAATTTAATATCAGGAGAGAGTTTAGAAAAAAGGGATATAATTTATATAGTCCCTCAAGAATTTATAATAGATGATATTCCAATATCTATTGGAAGGTCACCTGTTGGAATGCATGGGAATACACTTGAAATGAGAGCACATATACTTACAGGTGAATCAAACCCTATAAAAAATATTAGTGACTGTGTAAAAACGGCTGGAGTAAATTTATCATCAGAAATATTTCCTTATTCATGGGCAGTAGCAGAGTCAGTCCTGAGTGAAGAGGAAAAAAAATCAGGTTGTTTGGTAATTGATATTGGGAAAAGCACCACTGATATCGTTCTTTTCAGCGAAGGGAAAATAATTCTTACAGAATCTATAAAAGTTGGTTCATATCATATTGATTATGATCTTTCAACAAAATATCACACATCTATTGAATTTGCAGAAGAATTAAAAAAAAGATATGCATGGTGTGACTACAAAAGATTTATAGGAGAAAAAAAAGAAGAAATAAAAATGGTGGAAATTTTAAATCCAAAAGGTAAATCTCTTGGAAAAGTCAGTACTGAAGAAATATCAAAAATTGCATACTGGAGGGTTCAATACATTTTTGAGGATTTAATATTAAAAAACAGACTTATGAAAACAGGATATTTTCCAACAAGAGTTTCTGAAGTTGTAATTTCAGGTGGTGGAGCGAAGTTAAAAGGTATTGTAAAATTAGCAGAGGACATTTTTCAGTTACCTTCAAGAATTGGTATACCTCAAAAATTATTAAATCTTGACAAATCTTATCAGAAACCCGAATTTTCAGCAGGTATAGGCCTTTTAATTCTTGCTTCAAAAGTAGGAAAAGAAGATGAAACTATAATTGATAAAATTAAAAAATGGTTTAGAAGGTGGCTCTTTTAA
- the ftsZ gene encoding cell division protein FtsZ — MVKVIEESIVSSNINIKVVGIGNAGGNIVSRIYNKIDGVQFVIFNTEAHALKNAKSDIKIQIGEKTTQGKGAGKDPEKGRFAASEDKEKIAEALKNTQIIFLVAGLGGGTGTGGTPVIAKIAKDLGAITISLVTTPFEWEGEKRNQYAQEGLENILKNVDTLIHISNQKLYEIIDEKASFEEAFWKIDEIILRTVSSISDLIYKPKLLDIDFADIYSVVENAGRGIVGLGYGKGEGRMEQAVRSTIENPLIEKSEIMEAKNILISITGSPDLTLKEVGEAVNIIQSRISSPSRVLGVATDQNLNDEIKITLLATGIGKLLSTKEKPVSEKKKIEELPLEKEEVEDSIDEPIWKRKEKEKI; from the coding sequence ATGGTAAAAGTTATAGAAGAATCAATTGTTTCTTCAAACATCAATATAAAGGTGGTAGGAATAGGAAATGCTGGTGGAAATATTGTATCAAGAATTTATAACAAAATTGACGGGGTACAATTTGTAATTTTCAATACTGAGGCACATGCTTTGAAAAATGCAAAATCTGATATAAAGATACAGATAGGAGAAAAAACTACACAGGGAAAAGGAGCTGGAAAAGACCCTGAAAAGGGAAGATTTGCAGCAAGTGAAGATAAAGAAAAAATAGCAGAAGCATTAAAAAATACTCAGATTATTTTTTTGGTTGCAGGACTTGGTGGTGGGACTGGAACAGGAGGAACGCCTGTAATAGCTAAAATAGCAAAAGACCTTGGTGCAATCACAATTTCGCTTGTTACAACTCCATTTGAATGGGAAGGTGAAAAAAGAAATCAATATGCTCAAGAAGGGCTTGAAAATATATTAAAAAATGTTGATACTTTGATACATATATCAAATCAAAAACTATATGAAATAATAGATGAAAAAGCTTCTTTTGAAGAAGCATTCTGGAAAATTGATGAGATTATTTTAAGAACAGTTTCTTCAATTTCAGACCTTATTTATAAACCAAAATTACTTGATATAGATTTTGCAGATATTTATTCTGTTGTAGAAAATGCAGGTAGAGGTATAGTCGGGCTTGGATATGGAAAAGGAGAAGGAAGAATGGAACAGGCGGTCAGAAGCACAATTGAAAATCCGTTAATAGAAAAAAGTGAAATAATGGAAGCAAAAAATATTCTTATCAGTATCACAGGAAGTCCTGATTTAACATTAAAAGAAGTAGGAGAAGCAGTAAATATAATTCAATCAAGAATTTCAAGTCCTTCAAGAGTTCTTGGAGTAGCAACTGATCAAAATCTCAACGATGAAATTAAAATAACTCTTCTTGCTACAGGTATAGGAAAATTGTTATCTACGAAAGAAAAACCTGTTTCAGAAAAGAAAAAAATTGAAGAGTTACCATTAGAAAAAGAAGAAGTTGAAGATTCTATAGATGAACCTATCTGGAAAAGAAAAGAAAAGGAGAAAATATGA
- a CDS encoding sugar phosphate isomerase/epimerase family protein, which produces MKIGICNEVFKDWTVEEIFYYIKDIGYEGIEIAPFTLAENVSEIADEKIEEIKKLSEKTGIKIIGTHWLLVKPEGLSISSKDKELRKKTSEYLCKLVDFTSRIGGEIMVFGSPKQRKINEGQTIEEVKNYLKEVIIPVLEKCFEKNVFLCIEPLARTETNFINKAEEAIEIIEEINHPNLKLHLDVKAMTDEEKPIVEIIEIGSKYLKHFHVNDKNLLGPGFGEIDYKPIIEKLKKVGYNGWLSVEVFDFTPGPKVIAEKSIKYLKKFL; this is translated from the coding sequence ATGAAAATAGGAATCTGTAATGAAGTTTTTAAAGATTGGACTGTTGAAGAAATTTTCTACTATATTAAAGACATTGGATATGAAGGAATAGAGATTGCACCATTTACTCTTGCTGAAAATGTTTCAGAAATTGCAGATGAAAAAATAGAAGAAATTAAGAAACTTTCAGAAAAAACTGGGATAAAAATAATTGGCACACACTGGCTACTGGTTAAACCAGAAGGATTATCAATATCATCAAAAGATAAAGAATTAAGGAAAAAAACTTCTGAATACTTGTGTAAACTTGTTGATTTTACTTCACGAATTGGTGGTGAAATAATGGTATTTGGATCACCAAAACAGAGAAAAATAAATGAAGGGCAAACAATTGAAGAAGTTAAGAACTATTTAAAAGAAGTAATTATCCCTGTTCTTGAAAAATGCTTTGAAAAAAATGTTTTTTTATGTATTGAACCCCTTGCAAGAACTGAAACAAACTTTATAAATAAAGCAGAAGAAGCAATTGAAATAATAGAAGAAATAAATCATCCAAATCTTAAATTACATCTTGATGTAAAAGCAATGACAGACGAAGAAAAACCAATTGTTGAAATAATTGAAATAGGATCAAAATATCTTAAACATTTTCATGTTAATGACAAAAATTTACTTGGTCCAGGATTTGGGGAAATTGATTATAAACCAATAATTGAAAAATTAAAGAAAGTTGGATATAATGGATGGCTATCAGTTGAAGTATTTGATTTTACTCCTGGACCTAAGGTTATAGCTGAAAAAAGTATAAAATACCTGAAAAAATTTTTGTAA